A single genomic interval of Candidatus Alcyoniella australis harbors:
- a CDS encoding TIGR03960 family B12-binding radical SAM protein translates to MLFKADVIKPGRYIGGEVGQVVKPAVGLRARMVLAFPDVYEVAASHLGYQLLYRIVNAEPDLAAERVCAVWSDAEELLRKRGLALTTLESGAELSGFDVIGFSVPYELLATGVLQILDLARIALRADQRGESDPIVIGGGPALINPEPFALFFDAVAIGDGERLLPQMLRLVGERRAAGDSRRAILEQLSQIEGLYVPALYHAPEDRALPLTPISPAPERVRRTVIPDLDQYPPPGRPLVPTIQAIHDRLSVELCRGCTRGCRFCQAGYIYRPLRERSSEPLLEQIERELRQSGFEELGLLSLSTGDYSDLATLLPGVLGLTRDDRIGTSLPSLRVESLDARIVESIRQVHKTGFTIAVEAGGGGLRRAINKPISDEQVLETVRRVFEAGWKHIKLYFMVGLPGETQDDLRQIVELARNVMRNVRSISRRGGVNLHLATFVPKPFTPFQWEPMISLEQARQRIDLIHNALRRSGIKLRWQDPRTSRLESAFARGGREVGEAILEAYTAGARFDAWTEHFDNQRWIEAFASMGLDLEHCAQNGFELDALLPWDHIDCRIDKRFLLEELRRSQVGELTADCRTGQCSSCGACDDQLENRLARAPKQGAAQSAPIHVAAVRPASDVPLARVRIRFEKLGDARLLSHLELASAVERSLRRARAPMAYSQGHHPKPRLSFGPPLPVGAQGREEYFEALLVKQPDLYQLGKELSEQLPQGIVLREARLIARRDRSLFESISGFSYSFILPADLALDESERALALERIAQFSSGESWIVVEVRDKATREIEIKPLVIRIELQGADRLLIDLAHRPGKRGAKPLSIIRSIFQWSDERMAGGRMTRERTFFTDEDRA, encoded by the coding sequence GTGTTGTTTAAAGCCGATGTAATCAAGCCAGGCCGCTATATCGGCGGCGAGGTCGGCCAAGTGGTCAAGCCCGCGGTCGGCCTGCGCGCCCGAATGGTATTGGCGTTCCCCGATGTGTACGAGGTGGCGGCGAGCCACCTTGGCTATCAACTGCTGTATCGCATTGTCAACGCCGAGCCCGACCTGGCAGCGGAGCGGGTCTGCGCGGTGTGGAGCGATGCCGAAGAGTTGCTGCGCAAGCGGGGCTTGGCGCTGACCACGCTGGAGAGCGGCGCTGAGCTGAGCGGCTTTGACGTGATCGGCTTCAGCGTGCCCTACGAGCTGCTGGCCACCGGCGTGCTGCAGATTCTCGACCTGGCCCGCATCGCCTTGCGCGCGGATCAGCGCGGCGAGTCCGACCCGATCGTGATCGGCGGCGGCCCGGCGTTGATCAATCCCGAACCGTTCGCACTGTTCTTCGACGCTGTGGCCATCGGCGATGGCGAGCGGTTGCTGCCCCAAATGCTGCGGCTGGTGGGCGAGCGTCGTGCGGCCGGAGATTCCCGCCGCGCGATTCTGGAACAGCTATCGCAGATCGAAGGGCTGTACGTTCCCGCGCTGTACCACGCGCCAGAGGACCGGGCGCTGCCGCTAACGCCGATCAGCCCGGCTCCGGAGCGCGTGCGGCGCACGGTGATCCCGGACCTGGACCAATATCCGCCGCCGGGTCGTCCGCTGGTTCCGACGATCCAGGCGATCCACGACCGGCTGAGCGTGGAGCTGTGCCGCGGCTGCACGCGCGGTTGCCGCTTCTGCCAGGCGGGTTACATCTATCGGCCGTTGCGCGAACGCAGCAGCGAGCCGCTGCTGGAGCAGATCGAGCGCGAGCTGCGGCAGAGCGGATTCGAGGAGCTGGGCCTGCTCTCGCTCTCCACCGGCGATTACTCCGACCTGGCAACCCTGTTGCCCGGCGTGCTGGGGCTGACCCGGGACGACCGCATCGGCACCAGTCTGCCCAGCCTGCGCGTGGAGAGCCTCGATGCGCGGATCGTGGAGTCGATCCGCCAGGTGCACAAGACCGGCTTCACGATTGCAGTGGAAGCTGGCGGCGGAGGGCTGCGCCGCGCGATCAACAAGCCGATCAGCGACGAGCAGGTGTTGGAAACGGTCCGGCGGGTTTTCGAGGCAGGTTGGAAACACATCAAACTTTATTTCATGGTCGGGCTTCCCGGCGAAACACAGGACGACTTGCGACAGATCGTCGAGCTGGCCCGCAACGTGATGCGCAATGTGCGTTCGATTTCGCGCCGCGGCGGAGTCAATCTGCATTTGGCGACCTTCGTGCCCAAGCCGTTCACCCCGTTTCAGTGGGAGCCGATGATCAGCCTGGAACAGGCCCGGCAACGGATCGACCTGATCCATAACGCGCTGCGTCGCAGCGGGATCAAGCTGCGCTGGCAGGATCCGCGAACCAGCCGACTGGAGTCGGCGTTCGCCCGCGGCGGTCGCGAGGTAGGCGAGGCGATACTCGAAGCCTATACGGCGGGAGCGCGATTCGACGCCTGGACCGAACACTTCGATAACCAGCGCTGGATCGAAGCCTTTGCCAGCATGGGCCTCGATCTGGAGCACTGCGCGCAAAACGGATTCGAGCTCGACGCGCTGCTGCCGTGGGACCACATCGACTGCCGCATTGACAAACGCTTCCTGCTCGAGGAACTGCGGCGTTCGCAGGTCGGCGAGCTGACCGCCGACTGTCGCACGGGCCAGTGCTCGTCCTGCGGAGCGTGCGACGATCAGCTCGAGAACCGGCTGGCGCGTGCGCCAAAGCAGGGCGCGGCGCAGTCTGCGCCAATCCACGTTGCTGCTGTGCGGCCCGCTTCCGACGTGCCGCTGGCGCGGGTCCGTATCCGCTTCGAGAAGCTCGGGGACGCCCGGCTGCTGAGCCATTTGGAGCTGGCGTCGGCTGTGGAGCGTTCGCTACGCAGGGCCCGCGCGCCGATGGCTTACAGCCAGGGGCATCATCCCAAGCCGCGGCTGAGCTTCGGCCCGCCGCTGCCCGTGGGAGCCCAGGGCCGCGAGGAGTACTTCGAGGCGTTGCTTGTCAAACAGCCGGATTTGTACCAGCTGGGTAAGGAGCTGAGCGAGCAGCTGCCGCAGGGGATCGTGTTGCGCGAGGCGCGGCTGATCGCGCGTCGGGATCGCAGCCTGTTCGAGTCGATCAGCGGCTTTTCCTATAGTTTTATCCTGCCCGCCGACTTGGCGCTCGACGAGTCCGAGCGTGCGTTGGCGCTGGAGCGCATTGCGCAATTTTCGAGCGGCGAAAGCTGGATAGTTGTGGAGGTTCGTGATAAGGCTACACGAGAAATCGAAATAAAGCCGCTGGTTATACGTATCGAGCTGCAGGGCGCGGACAGGTTGTTAATCGACTTGGCGCACCGGCCGGGCAAGCGCGGAGCAAAACCGCTGAGCATCATTCGATCGATCTTTCAGTGGTCCGATGAGCGCATGGCCGGGGGACGTATGACCAGGGAGCGGACCTTTTTTACGGACGAGGATCGAGCATGA